The proteins below are encoded in one region of Syntrophobacterales bacterium:
- the dut gene encoding dUTP diphosphatase, which produces MEELEVLISMIDGARIPEYATHLSSGVDLRACLDEPFILSPADRALISTGIHVSIPEGYEAEIRPRSGMANKFGVTIVNTPGTIDADYRGEIKVILINLGKEPFVIKNGDRIAQMVFRSVARARFKAVDTLPETDRGKGGFGSTGI; this is translated from the coding sequence ATGGAAGAATTAGAAGTCCTCATTTCAATGATTGATGGGGCGCGGATACCGGAATATGCGACCCATCTGTCTTCAGGCGTTGATCTTCGAGCCTGCCTTGACGAACCTTTCATCCTTTCCCCTGCGGACCGAGCCCTCATATCGACCGGCATCCATGTAAGCATACCGGAGGGTTATGAAGCAGAAATACGGCCGAGAAGCGGTATGGCAAATAAGTTCGGCGTCACTATCGTCAACACACCGGGGACCATAGATGCCGATTACAGGGGAGAAATTAAAGTCATCCTCATAAATCTCGGCAAAGAGCCTTTTGTCATCAAGAATGGGGACAGGATTGCTCAGATGGTATTCAGAAGTGTGGCTAGAGCCCGGTTCAAGGCCGTGGACACACTACCAGAGACAGATCGGGGCAAGGGCGGTTTCGGTTCTACAGGCATCTGA
- the xerD gene encoding site-specific tyrosine recombinase XerD has translation MNLYDCLDSFISHLTTERGASVHTVEAYSRDILAFVKHHETVQSPEPGRQDIEAYIGHLRQQGKKTRSIVRAISALRSFFTFLVMEGSVGKNPLEEVEIPKFQTPIPEVLSEQEVTRLLNLPAGARTSARDRTILELLYATGLRVSELIKLKKSDINLDAGFLIASGKRSKERIVPMGAYSREAIKSYLETEKPKGSFLFPNRRGGMLTRQAIWKLLRKYAVQMKRDHISPHTMRHTFATHLLEGGADLRSVQILLGHEDISTTQIYTHVDGKRLKEVHKKYHPRG, from the coding sequence ATGAACCTATATGATTGTCTTGATAGTTTCATAAGCCACCTCACCACAGAAAGAGGTGCATCGGTACATACCGTCGAAGCATATAGCAGGGATATTCTAGCTTTTGTCAAGCATCACGAGACTGTCCAATCCCCGGAACCAGGCAGACAAGATATTGAGGCCTATATAGGGCATCTGCGCCAGCAGGGTAAGAAAACCAGGAGCATAGTGCGGGCTATTTCCGCGCTACGGAGCTTTTTCACTTTTCTCGTCATGGAAGGCTCGGTCGGCAAAAACCCTCTGGAGGAAGTTGAAATACCCAAATTTCAGACTCCCATACCTGAAGTATTGAGTGAGCAGGAAGTAACCAGATTGCTCAATCTTCCCGCCGGGGCGAGGACCTCCGCCCGTGACAGGACCATTCTGGAACTCCTTTACGCGACAGGACTCAGGGTCTCAGAACTCATAAAGCTAAAAAAAAGCGACATCAATCTTGACGCAGGGTTCCTCATCGCCTCGGGAAAAAGATCGAAAGAGCGTATTGTACCCATGGGTGCGTATTCTAGGGAAGCGATCAAGTCCTATCTCGAAACCGAAAAACCGAAAGGTTCGTTTCTCTTCCCCAACCGTAGGGGCGGAATGCTCACGCGACAGGCCATTTGGAAACTGCTCAGAAAATATGCCGTACAGATGAAACGAGACCATATCTCACCCCACACAATGAGGCACACATTTGCCACCCACCTGCTTGAGGGTGGGGCTGACCTGCGCTCGGTGCAGATTCTCCTTGGCCATGAAGACATCTCCACAACTCAGATATATACTCATGTGGATGGTAAGCGATTGAAGGAAGTCCACAAGAAATATCATCCGAGAGGATAA